The Cellulomonas wangleii genome includes a region encoding these proteins:
- a CDS encoding siderophore ABC transporter substrate-binding protein: MHSRHPARRLAVALTAAPLALVLAACGAGADAAEPAASAEPTTATTVTIEDNHGTVEVPVDPQRVVALDNRVFETLSAWDVPLVAAPKGVMGSGIWPVYTENEDVLDVGTHREPNLESIVAAEPDLIIGGYRFGNHYDDIVAQNPDATVIEIAPREGEEIADELIRQVEILGQIFDREDEAAQIVADFEAAVADAAEAYDGTSTVVGLITSGGDISYAAPVTGRSIGTVFPTLGLVPAIDQASEDTTHGDDIGVEAIAAANPDWILVLDRDGSGVGEGDYRPATELIGASEALASVTAVMKDQIVYLDPNFYVTEDIQAYTALYEQIAQAFSAAA; this comes from the coding sequence ATGCACTCCCGCCACCCTGCCCGCCGTCTGGCCGTCGCCCTCACGGCCGCCCCGCTCGCCCTCGTCCTCGCCGCCTGCGGTGCGGGCGCCGACGCCGCGGAGCCGGCCGCGTCGGCCGAGCCGACCACCGCCACGACGGTCACGATCGAGGACAACCACGGCACCGTCGAGGTGCCCGTCGACCCGCAGCGGGTCGTGGCGCTCGACAACCGGGTGTTCGAGACCCTGTCCGCGTGGGACGTCCCGCTGGTGGCGGCACCCAAGGGCGTGATGGGCTCGGGCATCTGGCCCGTGTACACCGAGAACGAGGACGTCCTGGACGTCGGCACGCACCGCGAGCCGAACCTCGAGTCGATCGTCGCGGCCGAGCCCGACCTGATCATCGGCGGCTACCGGTTCGGCAACCACTACGACGACATCGTCGCGCAGAACCCCGACGCGACCGTCATCGAGATCGCCCCCCGCGAGGGCGAGGAGATCGCCGACGAGCTGATCCGGCAGGTCGAGATCCTCGGCCAGATCTTCGACCGCGAGGACGAGGCCGCGCAGATCGTCGCCGACTTCGAGGCGGCCGTGGCCGACGCCGCCGAGGCGTACGACGGCACCAGCACGGTCGTCGGGCTCATCACCTCGGGCGGCGACATCAGCTACGCCGCACCGGTCACCGGGCGCAGCATCGGCACGGTCTTCCCGACGCTCGGCCTCGTGCCCGCGATCGACCAGGCGAGCGAGGACACCACGCACGGCGACGACATCGGGGTCGAGGCCATCGCCGCGGCGAACCCGGACTGGATCCTCGTGCTGGACCGCGACGGCTCCGGCGTCGGCGAGGGCGACTACCGCCCGGCGACCGAGCTCATCGGCGCGTCCGAGGCGCTCGCGTCCGTCACCGCCGTCATGAAGGACCAGATCGTCTACCTGGACCCGAACTTCTACGTCACCGAGGACATCCAGGCCTACACCGCGCTGTACGAGCAGATCGCACAGGCGTTCTCCGCCGCCGCGTGA
- a CDS encoding ABC transporter permease produces MTSTLTAPAPAAARHGRRPGGLLLAVLVTLALVVASLFVGVYDLSAEGGGAMFQITRVPRTLALVLAGSAMAVSGLVLQQLTQNRFVEATTSGTSEWAALGLLLSVILLPTVGLATRMVIASAAAFVGTMVFLAVLRRVQVRTTLVVPIVGLMLGAVVSALTTLIAVSTNYLQLLGTWFMGSFTSVVRGQYELLWVVAAVCVAILVLADRLTVAGLGRDVATNLGLDYDRVLLLGTAMVAVASGVTTVVVGFLPFLGLVVPNVVSLLRGDDLRSNLPWVCLGGIALVTACDILGRVVRMPFEVPVGMILGLVGAAGFLALVLRVRRRG; encoded by the coding sequence GTGACCTCGACCCTCACGGCACCCGCGCCGGCCGCCGCCCGTCACGGGCGGCGGCCGGGCGGCCTGCTGCTCGCCGTGCTCGTCACCCTCGCGCTCGTCGTCGCCTCGCTGTTCGTCGGCGTCTACGACCTGTCCGCCGAGGGCGGCGGCGCGATGTTCCAGATCACGCGGGTGCCGCGCACCCTCGCCCTCGTGCTCGCCGGCAGCGCCATGGCCGTCAGCGGGCTCGTGCTGCAGCAGCTCACGCAGAACCGGTTCGTCGAGGCCACCACCAGCGGCACCAGCGAGTGGGCGGCGCTCGGGCTGCTGCTGTCCGTCATCCTCCTGCCGACCGTCGGTCTGGCCACACGCATGGTGATCGCCTCGGCCGCCGCGTTCGTCGGCACCATGGTCTTCCTCGCGGTGCTGCGCCGCGTGCAGGTGCGCACCACGCTCGTCGTGCCGATCGTCGGGCTCATGCTCGGCGCCGTCGTCAGCGCGCTGACCACGCTGATCGCCGTCTCGACCAACTACCTGCAGCTGCTCGGCACGTGGTTCATGGGCTCGTTCACCTCGGTCGTGCGCGGGCAGTACGAGCTGCTGTGGGTCGTCGCCGCGGTCTGCGTCGCGATCCTCGTGCTCGCCGACCGGCTCACGGTCGCGGGCCTGGGCCGCGACGTCGCCACGAACCTCGGGCTGGACTACGACCGCGTGCTGCTGCTCGGCACCGCGATGGTCGCGGTCGCGTCGGGGGTGACCACCGTCGTGGTCGGCTTCCTGCCGTTCCTGGGGCTGGTCGTCCCGAACGTCGTGTCCCTCCTGCGCGGTGACGACCTGCGCTCGAACCTGCCGTGGGTGTGCCTCGGCGGCATCGCGCTCGTCACCGCCTGCGACATCCTCGGACGCGTCGTGCGGATGCCGTTCGAGGTCCCGGTCGGGATGATCCTCGGGCTCGTCGGCGCGGCCGGGTTCCTCGCACTGGTCCTGCGGGTGCGCCGCCGTGGCTGA
- a CDS encoding iron chelate uptake ABC transporter family permease subunit, translating to MAELRTAPATAVASAPPSPRVPLRDTARGYGLRLALVALVGVVAAVGILVWDNPADPGSSGFWVIVRSRLTSVGTILVVAFCQGVATVAFHSVTDNRILTPSILGFDALYRVIQTALVFLFGAGALAATDGLPKVALQSVLMVAFASLLYGWLFTGKRADLHLLLLVGVVLGMGFGSLSTFMQRLLTPSEFDILSARLFGSIGTSSASYLPWGALVCVVVGTVLWRRRHVLDVVALGRETAISLGVRHQREVRVTLVLVAVLVSVSTSLVGPMTFFGFVAALLTYQVVGTSRSARTLPMVVAIASTVLLLAYVVLRHVFYAAGLVTVVIELGGGLVFLVYLLRKGLR from the coding sequence GTGGCTGAGCTCCGCACGGCACCGGCGACGGCCGTCGCGTCCGCCCCGCCGTCCCCCCGCGTCCCGCTGCGCGACACCGCCCGCGGCTACGGCCTGCGCCTGGCGCTCGTCGCGCTGGTCGGCGTCGTCGCCGCCGTCGGCATCCTCGTCTGGGACAACCCGGCGGACCCCGGGTCGAGCGGGTTCTGGGTGATCGTCCGCAGCCGGCTGACGTCGGTCGGCACGATCCTCGTCGTGGCGTTCTGCCAGGGCGTGGCCACCGTCGCCTTCCACTCGGTGACGGACAACCGGATCCTCACCCCCTCGATCCTCGGCTTCGACGCGCTGTACCGCGTGATCCAGACCGCCCTGGTGTTCCTGTTCGGTGCCGGTGCCCTCGCCGCGACGGACGGCCTGCCCAAGGTCGCCCTGCAGAGCGTGCTCATGGTCGCGTTCGCGTCCCTGCTGTACGGGTGGCTGTTCACCGGCAAGCGCGCCGACCTGCACCTGCTGCTGCTCGTCGGCGTCGTGCTGGGGATGGGGTTCGGCTCGCTGTCGACGTTCATGCAGCGGCTGCTCACGCCGAGCGAGTTCGACATCCTGTCCGCCCGGCTGTTCGGCTCGATCGGCACGTCCTCAGCGTCCTACCTGCCCTGGGGTGCGCTCGTCTGCGTGGTCGTCGGCACGGTGCTGTGGCGCCGTCGGCACGTGCTCGACGTCGTCGCGCTGGGCCGCGAGACGGCCATCAGCCTCGGCGTGCGCCACCAGCGTGAGGTCCGGGTGACGCTCGTGCTCGTCGCGGTGCTCGTGTCGGTGTCCACGTCGCTCGTCGGCCCCATGACGTTCTTCGGCTTCGTCGCCGCGCTGCTGACCTACCAGGTCGTCGGCACGAGCCGCAGCGCCCGGACGCTGCCGATGGTCGTGGCGATCGCGTCCACCGTGCTGCTGCTCGCGTACGTGGTGCTGCGGCACGTGTTCTACGCCGCCGGTCTCGTCACCGTCGTCATCGAGCTCGGCGGCGGGCTCGTGTTCCTCGTCTACCTCCTGCGGAAGGGCCTGCGGTGA
- a CDS encoding iron ABC transporter ATP-binding protein has product MITLVDVSKSYGDVHALGPVALDIPAGGVTALVGPNGAGKSTMLTIVGRLLAADAGRVTVGGMDVVTARPRDLARRLAILRQENHFVARLTVRQLVALGRFPHSQGRLTRDDESAVDTALDFLGLVDLQHRYLDELSGGQRQRAYVAMVLAQDTEYLLLDEPLNNLDMQHAVAMMAQLRRAADELGKTVVLVVHDVNFAAAWADRVVAMTEGQVRYVGSPAEIMTAEILSEVFATPVTVVDGPGHPLAVYYRP; this is encoded by the coding sequence GTGATCACCCTCGTCGACGTCTCCAAGTCCTACGGGGACGTGCACGCGCTCGGTCCCGTCGCGCTCGACATCCCGGCCGGCGGCGTCACCGCTCTCGTCGGGCCCAACGGCGCAGGCAAGTCCACGATGCTGACGATCGTCGGCCGGCTGCTCGCCGCCGACGCGGGGCGCGTCACCGTCGGCGGCATGGACGTCGTGACGGCCCGCCCGCGGGACCTCGCCAGGCGCCTGGCGATCCTGCGGCAGGAGAACCACTTCGTCGCCCGGCTCACGGTGCGCCAGCTCGTCGCGCTCGGCCGCTTCCCGCACTCCCAGGGCCGTCTGACCCGCGACGACGAGTCGGCCGTGGACACGGCGCTCGACTTCCTCGGCCTGGTCGACCTGCAGCACCGCTACCTCGACGAGCTGTCCGGCGGGCAGCGGCAGCGCGCGTACGTCGCGATGGTGCTGGCGCAGGACACCGAGTACCTGCTGCTCGACGAGCCGCTGAACAACCTCGACATGCAGCACGCCGTGGCGATGATGGCCCAGCTGCGCCGCGCCGCCGACGAGCTCGGCAAGACCGTCGTGCTCGTCGTGCACGACGTGAACTTCGCCGCCGCCTGGGCCGACCGCGTCGTCGCCATGACCGAGGGCCAGGTGCGGTACGTCGGGTCCCCGGCGGAGATCATGACGGCGGAGATCCTGTCCGAGGTGTTCGCGACACCGGTGACCGTCGTCGACGGCCCGGGGCACCCGCTGGCGGTGTACTACCGGCCCTGA
- a CDS encoding quinone oxidoreductase family protein: MRAAVVPAPEEAPRYGEFPDPQAGPDDVLLDLVAAAVHPLVRSRARGTHYSSGQRYPMVPGMDGVGRTREGALVYAGEVHEPWGTFADRFAAPRTRTVPLPDGIDPVAVAASMNPGMSSWMPITEHLAGGGALGTVLVLGATGTAGGLAVQNSRRLGAGRVVGAGRGADALVRVLALGAEPVELTGDADADVQSLAAALDGEAPALVLDYLWGAPAEVAFRALAAGPAGDGTLYVEVGAVAGPTAAMPAALLRSRRFRVRGSGIGSVDMSRYRDEAVAYLGRIASGAVVVPTVTFPLERVADAWQATHGPRAVVTPV; encoded by the coding sequence ATGAGAGCAGCCGTGGTGCCGGCACCGGAGGAGGCCCCCCGGTACGGCGAGTTCCCGGACCCGCAGGCGGGCCCCGACGACGTGCTGCTGGACCTCGTCGCCGCTGCCGTGCACCCGCTGGTGCGCTCCCGCGCCCGCGGGACGCACTACAGCAGCGGGCAGCGGTACCCGATGGTCCCCGGCATGGACGGCGTGGGCCGGACCCGCGAGGGTGCGCTCGTCTACGCCGGTGAGGTGCACGAGCCGTGGGGCACGTTCGCCGACCGGTTCGCCGCACCGCGCACCCGGACCGTCCCCCTGCCCGACGGCATCGACCCGGTGGCCGTCGCCGCGAGCATGAACCCGGGGATGTCGTCGTGGATGCCGATCACCGAGCACCTCGCCGGCGGTGGGGCCCTCGGCACCGTCCTGGTGCTCGGTGCGACGGGCACGGCCGGCGGCCTGGCGGTGCAGAACTCCCGCCGGCTGGGCGCCGGGCGGGTCGTGGGGGCGGGCCGCGGTGCCGACGCGCTCGTCCGCGTGCTGGCCCTCGGCGCCGAGCCGGTCGAGCTCACGGGTGACGCCGACGCCGACGTGCAGAGCCTCGCGGCGGCGCTCGACGGCGAGGCACCCGCCCTCGTCCTGGACTACCTGTGGGGCGCACCAGCGGAGGTCGCGTTCCGCGCGCTGGCGGCCGGCCCGGCCGGTGACGGCACGCTGTACGTCGAGGTCGGCGCCGTCGCCGGCCCGACGGCGGCCATGCCCGCCGCGCTGCTGCGCAGCCGCCGGTTCCGGGTGCGCGGCAGCGGCATCGGCTCGGTCGACATGAGCCGCTACCGCGACGAGGCCGTCGCCTACCTGGGGCGGATCGCGTCGGGCGCCGTGGTGGTCCCGACGGTGACGTTCCCCCTCGAGCGCGTCGCGGACGCGTGGCAGGCGACGCACGGCCCGCGCGCCGTCGTGACGCCCGTCTGA
- a CDS encoding TetR/AcrR family transcriptional regulator, whose amino-acid sequence MAGRAGLTVPALTTAAAELADEVGFDQVTVSALARRVGVQPASLYAHLRGTDDLRTRIAVRALEEIGDRLSVALAGRARREALQALVDVMRDYAREHPGRWAATQVRVDVTRAGAAGARVSALTAGVLRGYDLPDAEVPHAVRFVGSTVNGFLHLQAIGGFDHSAPDAQQSWARTTDALDAALRAWPTA is encoded by the coding sequence ATGGCAGGCCGCGCGGGCCTGACTGTGCCGGCCCTGACGACCGCCGCGGCCGAGCTGGCCGACGAGGTGGGCTTCGACCAGGTGACGGTCTCGGCGCTCGCCCGCCGCGTCGGCGTGCAGCCCGCGAGCCTGTACGCGCACCTGCGCGGCACCGACGACCTGCGCACCCGGATCGCCGTGCGCGCGCTGGAGGAGATCGGCGACCGGCTGTCCGTCGCCCTGGCCGGGCGGGCGCGGCGCGAGGCGCTGCAGGCCCTCGTCGACGTCATGCGGGACTACGCCCGGGAGCACCCCGGCCGCTGGGCCGCCACCCAGGTGCGCGTCGACGTGACGCGGGCCGGCGCCGCGGGCGCCCGCGTCTCCGCACTGACCGCCGGCGTGCTGCGCGGGTACGACCTGCCCGACGCCGAGGTCCCGCACGCCGTGCGGTTCGTCGGCAGCACCGTCAACGGCTTCCTGCACCTGCAGGCGATCGGCGGGTTCGACCACTCCGCGCCGGACGCCCAGCAGTCGTGGGCGCGCACGACCGACGCCCTCGACGCGGCTCTGCGCGCGTGGCCGACCGCCTGA